CAAGCATGTTCATCATGTTGAGGACACGGTCGTATGCGGCGCGCGCCACCTTCCCCATGTTGTCGTCCACAATGTTCTTTTCCACCCTGCCATCAAAGGCAGTGTTCTTCAGGCTTCCAAAAAGTAACTTGCTATCGTCAGATGTCAGGCTGCCATTAATGGGGATACCTGCCGTACTAATGAGAAGCGCCATGCTTGAGCGAAGGAAAAACAAGAGAAAGTCGCGGCTAATAACCGTGAATACACAAATGGCCACCGTAAGGGCAATGTAGGGGTTAAGCATACTGATACCACTTCCCCCGCAGTCAGTGTTCTCTCCCGTAGCCGTGCCGCCACTGGTATCTACGCCACTGGCGTTAGCGAGCAGCTTGGCCTGAACCGCCTTGACTTCGTCAGCGGTAGTAATCTTGGAAGGGTCTGCCGGCAGGGCATCCATGAGCCGCTTAAAGTCGGAGTAGAACGGTGACGGCCCAACATAGTATGTATCACGGTCACCATAGTCCAAGTCCTTGCCCTCTTTCATTGCTGTGGCAAGCTGTGAATCAGCCGGCTTCCAGATCCGCTTAGTTGAACCAGGGTCAAATGTACCCGTCCTAAGTGCGGCAACCTTACCTTCATCCATTCCCACATAATCACCAGCTGTTGCACCTGCGGTGTCATCGCGTTTCATCCATACCTCACCCGCTCGCACAGACCCCAGCATAGGAGCAACACTCTTTATGAGATTCTGAGTAATACTACCCTGTAAGCCCTCAACGTCAGCCTTGAATTCAGCTACTTTCTTTCCATTGTCGTAGTTGGTGCCTTTCCCATCAGCAAGCTTAATAAACCTAGGCCACACCACTGTTTTCAGAATTTCATCTGCCTTGGAAATATCCTCATTCCTCGTATCACTCAGGGTTTGGAGGGTGGCATTGCCATCAAACTTATGGAGCGTCTTAGGATCCTTACCCTCTACGAACGTCTTGTAGTAGGAATAGGGGTTGTACTCTGTAGTAGTCTTAGAAAATTGAAAAGGGTCTGTGAGCGCTTTTCCACCCCCCCAACTATTCCGCAACTCATTAATCTTTACGTCATTCGCCGTGATTCTCTCACTAACAAAGCCATCGATGGTGGCAGGCATAGCAGAGGTCCAGCCCGCTTGGGCAACAGACGGCGCAATGGTAGGAGAAAGTGTGAGGAACGCAAATTGCGCGATGCCTATCGCGCTGAGTAGTACACTCGAGATAATTCGTTTTCCCCTCATAGAATGGTATTACCACCATTCTACATGCCTCTAATCAGGGGTTCAAATAAAGTGAGGTGAGCTGATCCCTCTTTTGCCGTGCTTCTTCCGCCATCTTTCGGTACTTAGCGTTTTCTGCCGCCAGTTTCTCATATGTCAGGTACCGGTAATGCCACGCTTCGGGATAATCAGGATCTGCTTCCAAAGCCTTCTCCAGGGCATACTGCGCATACTCAGGCTCCCCTGTCTCATAAAGGCGGATAGCCGCGGTGACGGCTGCTTTTGGGGACGTGAACGGGCCGCCGGACTCATCAAGGAGACGCACTACGGGGTCAATGTGGCTTTCACGCCAAAAACCATCAAGCTCGCGTGGGTCAGTTGGGGCAGATTCTGCCAGGGTGAGCCATCGTTCAGCATCAGGAGATTTTAGCTCTTGGGCGCGGCGAAACTCACGGGCTGCAGCTGGAAAGTTCTGTGTCTTAAGGTATTCCACACCACGGTTGGTATAGCGTTCGGCCAATTGGGGACGAATAGCAGCAAATACCTGGTAACCAAGTAGCCACAGTATCGCAAACGCCACAACAAAGATGGCGGTTGTCCTGCGTGCGGAGAACACCGGCTCTTTCGTTTCTTTCTTTTTGGCCGATGTCATAATCTACAACCGCTCAGAGATGAGCATCCCCTCACGCTCTGGGAGTTGCTGCCAAATAGCTTCTGTCACAAATGGCATAAAGGGGTGGGCCAACTTCAGGGTGCCAGTAAGAACCTCAAAGAGTACGGCACATGTTTTGTCTGTCACACGGCCATTTTCATCTTTCTGGTTCTTTGCCGCCTCAACATACACATCTGCAAATTCGTGCCAGGCAAACTCGTGGAGTGCCTGGATTGCTTGGGCAAAGCGGTAGCTATCTAAGTGCGCCGCAATTTCTTCCTTGGCGTTCAAATACGCAATGGTGATGTCTTTATCAGCCTCTGTAATAGAGCCGGTTACCTGCGTGTCAGCATTGAGGGATAGTTCATGTGCGTCCTCGTATTTTGTCATGGTTGCCCGTGGCAAATCACTTGGAAGCCGGCCATCCATTTGCATGAGCACAAACCGGGCCATGTTCCACAGCTTGTTAGCAAAGTTGCGGCCGCCGATCATTTTTTCCTCGGGAAGCGGAAGGTCGCCTGCAGCTGCGCTTCCTACCACCAGGCCAAAACGCAGGGCATCAACGCCGTACTTGGCGGCTAGCTCTACTGGAGAAACTACATTCCCCTTAGATTTGGACATCTTTTTACCCTGGGCATCGTTCACCATGCCGTGGAAATACACGTTCTTAAACGGTACTTGGTCGCGCAGGTAGAGGCCCATCATAAGCATGCGGGTAACCCAGGAGAAAATGAGGTCTCGCCCCGTTTCCATTACGGTTGTAGGATAGAAGTCCTCCAGATATTCCTCACCCATGGCCTCAAGTACGGCCACTGGCCACTGCGCAGATGAAAACCAGGTATCAAAAGTATCTGGGTCATTGGCAATTTCCGGCACGTCGGGCATTGCACCCGCAATAGGAATGCCCCACCAAATCTGACGGGAGATGTTCCAATCGCGCAGACCCCTCAGCCAATCAAGCTGAATTTTTTTGTATCCTTCTGGATAATAGGTAACCTCACCCTTTTCAATTGCTTCAATGGCACGGTCTGCCAGGGGGCGGACCTTAACGTACCACTGCGGCATAACCATAGGCTCAATAGGCTGCAGGGACTTGTAGCAGAGCGCTACAGAGTGACGATAGTTCTCGTCCACCTTTTCAATAAGTCCAAGCTCTTGGAGGCGGGCAGCAATAAGCTTGCGTGCCTCGGCCGCCTTTATACCGGCAAACTCACCCGCAATGGCGAGCAGCTTACCATCCATGCCAATGACCGGCGTAATAGGAAGGTTGTGACGCTGGGCGATCTCAAAGTCTATTGGGTCATGCGCCGGTGTAATGGTCATGGCACCAGTACCAAACTCGGGCTTGATTGCCTCGTCAGCAATAACCGTCATGGTTATGGTTTCACCTGTGGCAATTTGGACGGGGTAGGACTTGCCCACAAATTCTTTGTAGCGCTCGTCCTCCGGGTGAACCACGATGGTCTTATCACCAAACTTGGTTTCTGGACGGACGGTGGCAATGGTAATGGGGCCGTACTTAATGTAGTACAGCGGGTCTACCCGGTCTTCGTGGAGCACTTCAATATCAGAATAGGCAGTCCGGTACTTTACCGAGTAGTTAACAATGCGCTCACCCCGATAAATAAGGCCTTCCTGGTACATCTTCCGAAACGTGCGGTACACACGGTCTACGACCAGCGGATCCAAAGTGAACCGATTTGCGTCCCAATCTGCGGAAGTACCCATCATACGCACCTGGTTCTCAATGTTTTCCTTGTTCGCCAAGGTAAATGCCAGGGTTTCCTCACGGAATTGCTCCTGCGTCATTTGGAAACGGGAACGGCCTTCTTTTTCCAGCTTTTTTTCAAATACAATTTGGGTTTCAAACCCGGCGTGGTCTGTACCCATAACCATGAGGGTACGGTCACCTTTCATGCGATGGTACCGCGCCATAATATCTTCAAGGGTACAAACGAGCGCGTGACCCATGTGCAGGTTGCCGTTAGCATTGAACGGCGGCATGACAAGGGACCACGGCTTACCCGTGCCTTGCGGTTTGAATGCGCCAGAAGACTCCCACATTTCATAAATGCGGGCCTCGTGCTCACCGGCTACATATGCTTTTGGGAATTCGTTTTCCATAGATACCGGCTCAGTGTAACCGAAATCTTGAGGTTTGGGTATGCATTTCCAACCAGACAGACACGCTTCATTCTGCTAGCATACGGATATGCATTCCACGGACTTGGCAGCCTTTCTCCACTCGCCCTATTGGGAGGAATTTTTGCGTGCCAACGGCCAGTCTGTGGAGCGCTCGGGTGATGCCCTCTATCTCCAAGGGACCCTCCCAAGTGGCGGCAGCTATTGGCGCTCCTCCCGGCTTCCTATTGATGATTCCTGGTCCCCTCCTCCATTTACAAAAAACGCCTGGTTCATCCGTCTGGAACCCTTAGCAGAACTCCCAGCCTCCCTTTCCAAATTCGGACGGGTTCGCGCTACGGACTCTGTGCAACCAAAACAGACGCTCGTTGTGGACCTTTCCCGGACTGAAGAGGAGGTTTTAGCGGGCATGAAGAGCAAGCACCGATACAACATCCGCCTTGCGGAACGCCACGGCGTAACCGTTGAACTCTTCCACGAAGAAGCGCCGCAGCACTACGACCGTTTTTGGAAACTCCTTACAGAAACCGCCACCCGGCATACCTTCCGCACCCACAAAGAAGAATACTACCGGCACATGGTAGCCACGCTTGCCCCCCATGGCAAAGCCCATTTGGCGTTTGCCCGTATTGGCGACCAAGACTTGGCTGCCCTCCTTCTTATTACCCATGAAGAGACGGCAACCTATTTGCATGGCGCTTCCACCGATGCACGCAAAGAAGTGATGGCCCCCTTTCTCCTGCACTGGCAGACCATGCAGTGGGCCAAACACCACGGGTTTGTTTCGTACGATATGTGGGGGACAAATGCTGTCCAGACTGAAGAAGGTTGGGCACCACGTGCCAATCACCCTTCCGCTGGCACTACCCGCTTCAAACTAGGCTTTGGCGGTGAGGTCATTCAGTACCCAGGTGCCTTTGACCTTGTCTTGAAGCCAATTCCGTATACACTCTACTACAGTATTCGTCGCATTATCCGCCGCCAGAGCTCATTTTAAGCCATGCTACGAGCAATCAAGTCCAACGTCCGCAAGCGGGTCCCCCAGAAGTCCATTAATCGCTTCCACTTATTCGAAGCCATATGGGCCAATATTCGGTACCGTTTCCCTGCGCGGGGCATGTTGGTAGTTGGCATCACTGGCACAAAGGGTAAGACCACGACAAGCCACTACGTGGCCAGCATCCTGGAAGAAGCAGGCTTTAAAGTAGGGATGGCCACCACTGCAGTCTTTAAGATTGGTGATGAAGTCTGGGCCAACGAGAGCAATAAGAGCGTCTTGCACC
The sequence above is drawn from the Verrucomicrobiia bacterium genome and encodes:
- a CDS encoding peptidoglycan bridge formation glycyltransferase FemA/FemB family protein, with amino-acid sequence MHSTDLAAFLHSPYWEEFLRANGQSVERSGDALYLQGTLPSGGSYWRSSRLPIDDSWSPPPFTKNAWFIRLEPLAELPASLSKFGRVRATDSVQPKQTLVVDLSRTEEEVLAGMKSKHRYNIRLAERHGVTVELFHEEAPQHYDRFWKLLTETATRHTFRTHKEEYYRHMVATLAPHGKAHLAFARIGDQDLAALLLITHEETATYLHGASTDARKEVMAPFLLHWQTMQWAKHHGFVSYDMWGTNAVQTEEGWAPRANHPSAGTTRFKLGFGGEVIQYPGAFDLVLKPIPYTLYYSIRRIIRRQSSF
- a CDS encoding valine--tRNA ligase is translated as MENEFPKAYVAGEHEARIYEMWESSGAFKPQGTGKPWSLVMPPFNANGNLHMGHALVCTLEDIMARYHRMKGDRTLMVMGTDHAGFETQIVFEKKLEKEGRSRFQMTQEQFREETLAFTLANKENIENQVRMMGTSADWDANRFTLDPLVVDRVYRTFRKMYQEGLIYRGERIVNYSVKYRTAYSDIEVLHEDRVDPLYYIKYGPITIATVRPETKFGDKTIVVHPEDERYKEFVGKSYPVQIATGETITMTVIADEAIKPEFGTGAMTITPAHDPIDFEIAQRHNLPITPVIGMDGKLLAIAGEFAGIKAAEARKLIAARLQELGLIEKVDENYRHSVALCYKSLQPIEPMVMPQWYVKVRPLADRAIEAIEKGEVTYYPEGYKKIQLDWLRGLRDWNISRQIWWGIPIAGAMPDVPEIANDPDTFDTWFSSAQWPVAVLEAMGEEYLEDFYPTTVMETGRDLIFSWVTRMLMMGLYLRDQVPFKNVYFHGMVNDAQGKKMSKSKGNVVSPVELAAKYGVDALRFGLVVGSAAAGDLPLPEEKMIGGRNFANKLWNMARFVLMQMDGRLPSDLPRATMTKYEDAHELSLNADTQVTGSITEADKDITIAYLNAKEEIAAHLDSYRFAQAIQALHEFAWHEFADVYVEAAKNQKDENGRVTDKTCAVLFEVLTGTLKLAHPFMPFVTEAIWQQLPEREGMLISERL